One Pirellulaceae bacterium genomic window, GCATGCGTAATTGATCCCGGCAACGCGGTCTCTGAATGGGCCGTCGCTTGGCGTTACCACCCCGACGATCCCGTGACTCCGGGAAAATCAGAGTCGACCACATTTTGGACACAGGAAGCACGTCCCTTCATGCACTTCACCTACCTCAATGCGGGGATCGAGAAGATGATGCAAACCGGTAAGCCGACTTGGCCGGTAGAACGCACCCTAATGTCGAGCGGTATTTTGGACGCGGTCTTAATGTCAAAGCGCGACGGTGGCCAACTCCTGCCCACCGACTGGCTCGACCTCTCCTACCAGTCCGATTGGGACTGGAGACAGCCACCGGCACCGCCGACTGGCCGACCTATCATGAGTCAATAGCAGGGTTTCCCGTCCACCGATCAGGAAAAACTGCTGAATCTTTGAGACGATCGCATTAAGAACAACTTCCAGATAGAGCAGGGTGCCTGTTGAAATCGCATTTCCGCAATCCAAACCGGTTTACCAACCCAAGGTTCCGGGCGCTCCTTTGAAAGGGCCGACGATCTTTGAAGTAATCCAGCCTCCGTAAAAATCGCCTTCCTGTGGTATCACTTTTTCGCCATCCACCCAACAGCCAGCCATCTTCGTCGGGTAAAATGCAACATGGCCGGCAAGTTCTGCAAACCGCCGAACCGGCGATGGATAGTACCAGGCGGCATCTTCAATCGTCTTTTGCTCGAACGACAAGTCGTAAAACCGTGCCTCTCCCTTCCACTCGCACCAGCTTCGGCGCTGCGAGGGAATCATTATTTTCATGTCGAGATCTTCAGGCGGAATGTAATGAACGGGCGGATGGCTTGTTTCAAGAACTCGTTTCGTCTTAGTCGACCTAGCGACTTGAATCCCAAAGGCTTCAACCACAATCGTCGATTCAGACTGCTCGAG contains:
- a CDS encoding DUF427 domain-containing protein, with the protein product MKNKRVQPTSQQESVWDYPRPPRLEQSESTIVVEAFGIQVARSTKTKRVLETSHPPVHYIPPEDLDMKIMIPSQRRSWCEWKGEARFYDLSFEQKTIEDAAWYYPSPVRRFAELAGHVAFYPTKMAGCWVDGEKVIPQEGDFYGGWITSKIVGPFKGAPGTLGW